A single region of the Garra rufa chromosome 20, GarRuf1.0, whole genome shotgun sequence genome encodes:
- the elmo2 gene encoding engulfment and cell motility protein 2 isoform X4: MPAMPPPSDIVKVAIEWPGANAQLIEIDQKKPLTSIIREVCDGWSLSGSEQFALRYADGPQLYITEQSRCEIKNGTILRLAISPMRAARQLLERIQSHGIDARLEALKELAKLSADPTFAAEFINMEGLATLARLVESGTHFGEMLAFTLTAFLELMDHGIVSWDLISISFIKQIAGYVNQPMVDVSILQRSLAILESMVLNSHSLYQRVAQEITVAQLIAHLSNQEIQTYAIALINALFLKTPEDRRQEMASTLAQKHLRGIILNHIIRGNRPVKAEMSHQLYVLQVLTFNLLEERMMTKMDPNDQTQRDIIFELRRIAFDGDNDPSGTEKRKAIYTKDYKMLGFTNPMNPAMDFTQTPPGMLALDNMLYLAKVHQDTYIRIVLENSSREDKHECPFGRSAIELTRMLCDILQVGELPNEGCNDFHPMFFTHERAWEEFFCVCIQLLNKTWKEMRATAEDFNKVMTVVREQITRALAMKPPSLEQLRVKLRTLSYSEILRLRQSERMSQDDFQSPPIIELRERIQPEILELIKQQRLNRLCEGSCFRKLGNRRRQEKFWFCRLSLNHKVLHYGDLDETPQGEVPFELLTDKIPVSDIKAVVTGKDCPHMKEKSALKQNKEVLELAFSILYDPDEALNFVAPNKYEYCIWTDGLSALLGKELGSDLTRSDLDTLMSMEMKLRLLDLENITIPEAPPPVPKEPSTYNFTYNYG, translated from the exons ATGCCTGCCATGCCGCCTCCATCAGACATCGTGAAGGTGGCCATTGAGTGGCCTGGTGCAAATGCTCAGCTCATTGAAATTGACCAG AAGAAGCCGCTGACATCTATCATTAGAGAAGTGTGTGATGG ATGGTCTTTGTCTGGTTCAGAGCAATTCGCCCTGCGTTACGCTGATGGGCCACAGCTCTACATTACCGAACAG AGCCGCTGTGAAATTAAAAACGGCACCATTCTCAGGCTGGCCATCTCTCCT ATGCGGGCTGCCCGACAGCTGCTGGAGCGCATCCAGTCTCATGGGATTGATGCCCGTCTGGAGGCTTTAAAAGAGCTGGCCAAACTCTCTGCTGACCCCACGTTTGCCGCAGAGTTCATCAACATGGAAGGCCTGGCGACTCTGGCACGGCTGGTGGAGAGCGGCACGCA TTTTGGAGAGATGTTGGCCTTCACTCTCACAGCGTTTCTAGAGCTCATGGATCATGGCATCGTGTCCTGGGATCTGATATCTATCTCCTTCATCAAACAG ATTGCAGGTTACGTGAACCAGCCCATGGTGGATGTTTCCATTCTGCAGCGCTCACTAGCCATCCTGGAGAGCATGGTGCTGAACAGCCACAGCCTGTACCAGCGTGTGGCACAGGAGATCACTGTGGCGCAGCTCATCGCACACCT GTCCAATCAGGAGATTCAGACGTATGCCATCGCTCTCATCAATGCCCTGTTCCTCAAAACCCCAGAGGACAGACGTCAG GAGATGGCAAGCACACTGGCACAGAAACACCTCCGTGGCATCATACTCAAT CACATCATCCGGGGGAATCGACCAGTCAAAGCTGAAATGTCACATCAGCTGTATGTGCTGCAGGTTTTGACCTTCAACCTTCTGGAGGAACGCATGATGACCAAAATGGACCCGAATGACCAG ACACAAAGAGATATCATCTTTGAACTACGAAGAATCGCGTTTGATGGAGATAATGATCCCAGCGGAACAGAAAAGAGGAAAGCCATCTACACTAAAGACTACAAGATGCTGGGCTTCACT AATCCTATGAATCCTGCCATGGATTTTACTCAGACACCACCGGGAATGTTGGCACTAGACAACATGCTTTACCTCGCCAAAGTGCATCAGGACACATATATCAGA attgttCTAGAAAACAGCAGTCGAGAAGATAAACATGAGTGTCCATTTGGTCGCTCTGCCATTGAGCTGACACGCATGCTGTGTGATATTCTACAGGTTGGAGAACTGC CGAATGAAGGGTGTAACGACTTCCATCCCATGTTTTTTACCCATGAGCGTGCTTGGGAAGAGTTCTTCTGCGTCTGCATACAGCTGCTCAATAAGACTTGGAAAGAAATGAGGGCCACTGCAGAAGATTTCAACAAG GTGATGACGGTGGTGCGGGAGCAGATCACTAGAGCTCTGGCCATGAAACCGCCATCTCTGGAGCAGCTGCGGGTCAAACTGCGCACTTTGAGCTACTCAGAGATCTTGCGTCTGCGTCAGTCAGAGAGAATGAGTCAGGACGACTTCCAGTCGCCTCCTATAAT TGAGCTGCGTGAGCGGATTCAGCCGGAGATTCTGGAGCTGATCAAACAGCAGCGACTTAATCGTCTGTGTGAAGGAAGCTGCTTTCGCAAACTCGGCAACAGACGGAGACAAG AAAAGTTCTGGTTCTGCCGTCTGTCGTTAAATCACAAGGTCCTGCACTATGGAGATCTGGATGAGACTCCACAGGGGGAAGTGCCATTTGAACTACTCACCGATAAGA TTCCTGTATCGGACATTAAAGCAGTGGTGACAGGGAAAGACTGTCCACACATGAAGGAAAAGAGTGCGCTCAAACAGAACAAG GAAGTGTTAGAGTTGGCATTTTCCATCCTCTATGATCCTGACGAGGCTCTCAACTTTGTGGCACCCAACAAATACGAG TACTGCATCTGGACAGATGGACTGTCTGCGCTCTTGGGGAAGGAGTTGGGCAGCGATCTCACACGAAGTGACCTTGACACATTAATGAGCATGGAAATGAAACTCCGCCTCCTCGACTTGGAGAACATCACCATACCTGAGGCTCCGCCCCCTGTGCCCAAAGAGCCCAGCACTTACAACTTCACCTACAACTATGGATGA
- the elmo2 gene encoding engulfment and cell motility protein 2 isoform X3 yields the protein MPAMPPPSDIVKVAIEWPGANAQLIEIDQKKPLTSIIREVCDGWSLSGSEQFALRYADGPQLYITEQSRCEIKNGTILRLAISPMRAARQLLERIQSHGIDARLEALKELAKLSADPTFAAEFINMEGLATLARLVESGTHFGEMLAFTLTAFLELMDHGIVSWDLISISFIKQIAGYVNQPMVDVSILQRSLAILESMVLNSHSLYQRVAQEITVAQLIAHLQVSNQEIQTYAIALINALFLKTPEDRRQEMASTLAQKHLRGIILNHIIRGNRPVKAEMSHQLYVLQVLTFNLLEERMMTKMDPNDQTQRDIIFELRRIAFDGDNDPSGTEKRKAIYTKDYKMLGFTNPMNPAMDFTQTPPGMLALDNMLYLAKVHQDTYIRIVLENSSREDKHECPFGRSAIELTRMLCDILQVGELPNEGCNDFHPMFFTHERAWEEFFCVCIQLLNKTWKEMRATAEDFNKVMTVVREQITRALAMKPPSLEQLRVKLRTLSYSEILRLRQSERMSQDDFQSPPIIELRERIQPEILELIKQQRLNRLCEGSCFRKLGNRRRQEKFWFCRLSLNHKVLHYGDLDETPQGEVPFELLTDKIPVSDIKAVVTGKDCPHMKEKSALKQNKEVLELAFSILYDPDEALNFVAPNKYEYCIWTDGLSALLGKELGSDLTRSDLDTLMSMEMKLRLLDLENITIPEAPPPVPKEPSTYNFTYNYG from the exons ATGCCTGCCATGCCGCCTCCATCAGACATCGTGAAGGTGGCCATTGAGTGGCCTGGTGCAAATGCTCAGCTCATTGAAATTGACCAG AAGAAGCCGCTGACATCTATCATTAGAGAAGTGTGTGATGG ATGGTCTTTGTCTGGTTCAGAGCAATTCGCCCTGCGTTACGCTGATGGGCCACAGCTCTACATTACCGAACAG AGCCGCTGTGAAATTAAAAACGGCACCATTCTCAGGCTGGCCATCTCTCCT ATGCGGGCTGCCCGACAGCTGCTGGAGCGCATCCAGTCTCATGGGATTGATGCCCGTCTGGAGGCTTTAAAAGAGCTGGCCAAACTCTCTGCTGACCCCACGTTTGCCGCAGAGTTCATCAACATGGAAGGCCTGGCGACTCTGGCACGGCTGGTGGAGAGCGGCACGCA TTTTGGAGAGATGTTGGCCTTCACTCTCACAGCGTTTCTAGAGCTCATGGATCATGGCATCGTGTCCTGGGATCTGATATCTATCTCCTTCATCAAACAG ATTGCAGGTTACGTGAACCAGCCCATGGTGGATGTTTCCATTCTGCAGCGCTCACTAGCCATCCTGGAGAGCATGGTGCTGAACAGCCACAGCCTGTACCAGCGTGTGGCACAGGAGATCACTGTGGCGCAGCTCATCGCACACCTGCAAGT GTCCAATCAGGAGATTCAGACGTATGCCATCGCTCTCATCAATGCCCTGTTCCTCAAAACCCCAGAGGACAGACGTCAG GAGATGGCAAGCACACTGGCACAGAAACACCTCCGTGGCATCATACTCAAT CACATCATCCGGGGGAATCGACCAGTCAAAGCTGAAATGTCACATCAGCTGTATGTGCTGCAGGTTTTGACCTTCAACCTTCTGGAGGAACGCATGATGACCAAAATGGACCCGAATGACCAG ACACAAAGAGATATCATCTTTGAACTACGAAGAATCGCGTTTGATGGAGATAATGATCCCAGCGGAACAGAAAAGAGGAAAGCCATCTACACTAAAGACTACAAGATGCTGGGCTTCACT AATCCTATGAATCCTGCCATGGATTTTACTCAGACACCACCGGGAATGTTGGCACTAGACAACATGCTTTACCTCGCCAAAGTGCATCAGGACACATATATCAGA attgttCTAGAAAACAGCAGTCGAGAAGATAAACATGAGTGTCCATTTGGTCGCTCTGCCATTGAGCTGACACGCATGCTGTGTGATATTCTACAGGTTGGAGAACTGC CGAATGAAGGGTGTAACGACTTCCATCCCATGTTTTTTACCCATGAGCGTGCTTGGGAAGAGTTCTTCTGCGTCTGCATACAGCTGCTCAATAAGACTTGGAAAGAAATGAGGGCCACTGCAGAAGATTTCAACAAG GTGATGACGGTGGTGCGGGAGCAGATCACTAGAGCTCTGGCCATGAAACCGCCATCTCTGGAGCAGCTGCGGGTCAAACTGCGCACTTTGAGCTACTCAGAGATCTTGCGTCTGCGTCAGTCAGAGAGAATGAGTCAGGACGACTTCCAGTCGCCTCCTATAAT TGAGCTGCGTGAGCGGATTCAGCCGGAGATTCTGGAGCTGATCAAACAGCAGCGACTTAATCGTCTGTGTGAAGGAAGCTGCTTTCGCAAACTCGGCAACAGACGGAGACAAG AAAAGTTCTGGTTCTGCCGTCTGTCGTTAAATCACAAGGTCCTGCACTATGGAGATCTGGATGAGACTCCACAGGGGGAAGTGCCATTTGAACTACTCACCGATAAGA TTCCTGTATCGGACATTAAAGCAGTGGTGACAGGGAAAGACTGTCCACACATGAAGGAAAAGAGTGCGCTCAAACAGAACAAG GAAGTGTTAGAGTTGGCATTTTCCATCCTCTATGATCCTGACGAGGCTCTCAACTTTGTGGCACCCAACAAATACGAG TACTGCATCTGGACAGATGGACTGTCTGCGCTCTTGGGGAAGGAGTTGGGCAGCGATCTCACACGAAGTGACCTTGACACATTAATGAGCATGGAAATGAAACTCCGCCTCCTCGACTTGGAGAACATCACCATACCTGAGGCTCCGCCCCCTGTGCCCAAAGAGCCCAGCACTTACAACTTCACCTACAACTATGGATGA
- the elmo2 gene encoding engulfment and cell motility protein 2 isoform X2, with protein sequence MPAMPPPSDIVKVAIEWPGANAQLIEIDQKKPLTSIIREVCDGWSLSGSEQFALRYADGPQLYITEQSRCEIKNGTILRLAISPMRAARQLLERIQSHGIDARLEALKELAKLSADPTFAAEFINMEGLATLARLVESGTHFGEMLAFTLTAFLELMDHGIVSWDLISISFIKQIAGYVNQPMVDVSILQRSLAILESMVLNSHSLYQRVAQEITVAQLIAHLSNQEIQTYAIALINALFLKTPEDRRQEMASTLAQKHLRGIILNHIIRGNRPVKAEMSHQLYVLQVLTFNLLEERMMTKMDPNDQTQRDIIFELRRIAFDGDNDPSGTEKRKAIYTKDYKMLGFTNPMNPAMDFTQTPPGMLALDNMLYLAKVHQDTYIRIVLENSSREDKHECPFGRSAIELTRMLCDILQVGELPNEGCNDFHPMFFTHERAWEEFFCVCIQLLNKTWKEMRATAEDFNKVMTVVREQITRALAMKPPSLEQLRVKLRTLSYSEILRLRQSERMSQDDFQSPPIIELRERIQPEILELIKQQRLNRLCEGSCFRKLGNRRRQGAITSHLPVTATSAGFVSNVLHYGDLDETPQGEVPFELLTDKIPVSDIKAVVTGKDCPHMKEKSALKQNKEVLELAFSILYDPDEALNFVAPNKYEYCIWTDGLSALLGKELGSDLTRSDLDTLMSMEMKLRLLDLENITIPEAPPPVPKEPSTYNFTYNYG encoded by the exons ATGCCTGCCATGCCGCCTCCATCAGACATCGTGAAGGTGGCCATTGAGTGGCCTGGTGCAAATGCTCAGCTCATTGAAATTGACCAG AAGAAGCCGCTGACATCTATCATTAGAGAAGTGTGTGATGG ATGGTCTTTGTCTGGTTCAGAGCAATTCGCCCTGCGTTACGCTGATGGGCCACAGCTCTACATTACCGAACAG AGCCGCTGTGAAATTAAAAACGGCACCATTCTCAGGCTGGCCATCTCTCCT ATGCGGGCTGCCCGACAGCTGCTGGAGCGCATCCAGTCTCATGGGATTGATGCCCGTCTGGAGGCTTTAAAAGAGCTGGCCAAACTCTCTGCTGACCCCACGTTTGCCGCAGAGTTCATCAACATGGAAGGCCTGGCGACTCTGGCACGGCTGGTGGAGAGCGGCACGCA TTTTGGAGAGATGTTGGCCTTCACTCTCACAGCGTTTCTAGAGCTCATGGATCATGGCATCGTGTCCTGGGATCTGATATCTATCTCCTTCATCAAACAG ATTGCAGGTTACGTGAACCAGCCCATGGTGGATGTTTCCATTCTGCAGCGCTCACTAGCCATCCTGGAGAGCATGGTGCTGAACAGCCACAGCCTGTACCAGCGTGTGGCACAGGAGATCACTGTGGCGCAGCTCATCGCACACCT GTCCAATCAGGAGATTCAGACGTATGCCATCGCTCTCATCAATGCCCTGTTCCTCAAAACCCCAGAGGACAGACGTCAG GAGATGGCAAGCACACTGGCACAGAAACACCTCCGTGGCATCATACTCAAT CACATCATCCGGGGGAATCGACCAGTCAAAGCTGAAATGTCACATCAGCTGTATGTGCTGCAGGTTTTGACCTTCAACCTTCTGGAGGAACGCATGATGACCAAAATGGACCCGAATGACCAG ACACAAAGAGATATCATCTTTGAACTACGAAGAATCGCGTTTGATGGAGATAATGATCCCAGCGGAACAGAAAAGAGGAAAGCCATCTACACTAAAGACTACAAGATGCTGGGCTTCACT AATCCTATGAATCCTGCCATGGATTTTACTCAGACACCACCGGGAATGTTGGCACTAGACAACATGCTTTACCTCGCCAAAGTGCATCAGGACACATATATCAGA attgttCTAGAAAACAGCAGTCGAGAAGATAAACATGAGTGTCCATTTGGTCGCTCTGCCATTGAGCTGACACGCATGCTGTGTGATATTCTACAGGTTGGAGAACTGC CGAATGAAGGGTGTAACGACTTCCATCCCATGTTTTTTACCCATGAGCGTGCTTGGGAAGAGTTCTTCTGCGTCTGCATACAGCTGCTCAATAAGACTTGGAAAGAAATGAGGGCCACTGCAGAAGATTTCAACAAG GTGATGACGGTGGTGCGGGAGCAGATCACTAGAGCTCTGGCCATGAAACCGCCATCTCTGGAGCAGCTGCGGGTCAAACTGCGCACTTTGAGCTACTCAGAGATCTTGCGTCTGCGTCAGTCAGAGAGAATGAGTCAGGACGACTTCCAGTCGCCTCCTATAAT TGAGCTGCGTGAGCGGATTCAGCCGGAGATTCTGGAGCTGATCAAACAGCAGCGACTTAATCGTCTGTGTGAAGGAAGCTGCTTTCGCAAACTCGGCAACAGACGGAGACAAGGTGCCATAACCTCACATCTGCCTGTGACAGCTACTTCTGCGGGATTTGTCTCTAAT GTCCTGCACTATGGAGATCTGGATGAGACTCCACAGGGGGAAGTGCCATTTGAACTACTCACCGATAAGA TTCCTGTATCGGACATTAAAGCAGTGGTGACAGGGAAAGACTGTCCACACATGAAGGAAAAGAGTGCGCTCAAACAGAACAAG GAAGTGTTAGAGTTGGCATTTTCCATCCTCTATGATCCTGACGAGGCTCTCAACTTTGTGGCACCCAACAAATACGAG TACTGCATCTGGACAGATGGACTGTCTGCGCTCTTGGGGAAGGAGTTGGGCAGCGATCTCACACGAAGTGACCTTGACACATTAATGAGCATGGAAATGAAACTCCGCCTCCTCGACTTGGAGAACATCACCATACCTGAGGCTCCGCCCCCTGTGCCCAAAGAGCCCAGCACTTACAACTTCACCTACAACTATGGATGA
- the elmo2 gene encoding engulfment and cell motility protein 2 isoform X1 produces the protein MPAMPPPSDIVKVAIEWPGANAQLIEIDQKKPLTSIIREVCDGWSLSGSEQFALRYADGPQLYITEQSRCEIKNGTILRLAISPMRAARQLLERIQSHGIDARLEALKELAKLSADPTFAAEFINMEGLATLARLVESGTHFGEMLAFTLTAFLELMDHGIVSWDLISISFIKQIAGYVNQPMVDVSILQRSLAILESMVLNSHSLYQRVAQEITVAQLIAHLQVSNQEIQTYAIALINALFLKTPEDRRQEMASTLAQKHLRGIILNHIIRGNRPVKAEMSHQLYVLQVLTFNLLEERMMTKMDPNDQTQRDIIFELRRIAFDGDNDPSGTEKRKAIYTKDYKMLGFTNPMNPAMDFTQTPPGMLALDNMLYLAKVHQDTYIRIVLENSSREDKHECPFGRSAIELTRMLCDILQVGELPNEGCNDFHPMFFTHERAWEEFFCVCIQLLNKTWKEMRATAEDFNKVMTVVREQITRALAMKPPSLEQLRVKLRTLSYSEILRLRQSERMSQDDFQSPPIIELRERIQPEILELIKQQRLNRLCEGSCFRKLGNRRRQGAITSHLPVTATSAGFVSNVLHYGDLDETPQGEVPFELLTDKIPVSDIKAVVTGKDCPHMKEKSALKQNKEVLELAFSILYDPDEALNFVAPNKYEYCIWTDGLSALLGKELGSDLTRSDLDTLMSMEMKLRLLDLENITIPEAPPPVPKEPSTYNFTYNYG, from the exons ATGCCTGCCATGCCGCCTCCATCAGACATCGTGAAGGTGGCCATTGAGTGGCCTGGTGCAAATGCTCAGCTCATTGAAATTGACCAG AAGAAGCCGCTGACATCTATCATTAGAGAAGTGTGTGATGG ATGGTCTTTGTCTGGTTCAGAGCAATTCGCCCTGCGTTACGCTGATGGGCCACAGCTCTACATTACCGAACAG AGCCGCTGTGAAATTAAAAACGGCACCATTCTCAGGCTGGCCATCTCTCCT ATGCGGGCTGCCCGACAGCTGCTGGAGCGCATCCAGTCTCATGGGATTGATGCCCGTCTGGAGGCTTTAAAAGAGCTGGCCAAACTCTCTGCTGACCCCACGTTTGCCGCAGAGTTCATCAACATGGAAGGCCTGGCGACTCTGGCACGGCTGGTGGAGAGCGGCACGCA TTTTGGAGAGATGTTGGCCTTCACTCTCACAGCGTTTCTAGAGCTCATGGATCATGGCATCGTGTCCTGGGATCTGATATCTATCTCCTTCATCAAACAG ATTGCAGGTTACGTGAACCAGCCCATGGTGGATGTTTCCATTCTGCAGCGCTCACTAGCCATCCTGGAGAGCATGGTGCTGAACAGCCACAGCCTGTACCAGCGTGTGGCACAGGAGATCACTGTGGCGCAGCTCATCGCACACCTGCAAGT GTCCAATCAGGAGATTCAGACGTATGCCATCGCTCTCATCAATGCCCTGTTCCTCAAAACCCCAGAGGACAGACGTCAG GAGATGGCAAGCACACTGGCACAGAAACACCTCCGTGGCATCATACTCAAT CACATCATCCGGGGGAATCGACCAGTCAAAGCTGAAATGTCACATCAGCTGTATGTGCTGCAGGTTTTGACCTTCAACCTTCTGGAGGAACGCATGATGACCAAAATGGACCCGAATGACCAG ACACAAAGAGATATCATCTTTGAACTACGAAGAATCGCGTTTGATGGAGATAATGATCCCAGCGGAACAGAAAAGAGGAAAGCCATCTACACTAAAGACTACAAGATGCTGGGCTTCACT AATCCTATGAATCCTGCCATGGATTTTACTCAGACACCACCGGGAATGTTGGCACTAGACAACATGCTTTACCTCGCCAAAGTGCATCAGGACACATATATCAGA attgttCTAGAAAACAGCAGTCGAGAAGATAAACATGAGTGTCCATTTGGTCGCTCTGCCATTGAGCTGACACGCATGCTGTGTGATATTCTACAGGTTGGAGAACTGC CGAATGAAGGGTGTAACGACTTCCATCCCATGTTTTTTACCCATGAGCGTGCTTGGGAAGAGTTCTTCTGCGTCTGCATACAGCTGCTCAATAAGACTTGGAAAGAAATGAGGGCCACTGCAGAAGATTTCAACAAG GTGATGACGGTGGTGCGGGAGCAGATCACTAGAGCTCTGGCCATGAAACCGCCATCTCTGGAGCAGCTGCGGGTCAAACTGCGCACTTTGAGCTACTCAGAGATCTTGCGTCTGCGTCAGTCAGAGAGAATGAGTCAGGACGACTTCCAGTCGCCTCCTATAAT TGAGCTGCGTGAGCGGATTCAGCCGGAGATTCTGGAGCTGATCAAACAGCAGCGACTTAATCGTCTGTGTGAAGGAAGCTGCTTTCGCAAACTCGGCAACAGACGGAGACAAGGTGCCATAACCTCACATCTGCCTGTGACAGCTACTTCTGCGGGATTTGTCTCTAAT GTCCTGCACTATGGAGATCTGGATGAGACTCCACAGGGGGAAGTGCCATTTGAACTACTCACCGATAAGA TTCCTGTATCGGACATTAAAGCAGTGGTGACAGGGAAAGACTGTCCACACATGAAGGAAAAGAGTGCGCTCAAACAGAACAAG GAAGTGTTAGAGTTGGCATTTTCCATCCTCTATGATCCTGACGAGGCTCTCAACTTTGTGGCACCCAACAAATACGAG TACTGCATCTGGACAGATGGACTGTCTGCGCTCTTGGGGAAGGAGTTGGGCAGCGATCTCACACGAAGTGACCTTGACACATTAATGAGCATGGAAATGAAACTCCGCCTCCTCGACTTGGAGAACATCACCATACCTGAGGCTCCGCCCCCTGTGCCCAAAGAGCCCAGCACTTACAACTTCACCTACAACTATGGATGA